Proteins encoded in a region of the Neodiprion virginianus isolate iyNeoVirg1 chromosome 2, iyNeoVirg1.1, whole genome shotgun sequence genome:
- the LOC124299065 gene encoding tyrosine-protein phosphatase Lar isoform X5, with protein sequence MTLVFLALLVAINPILTAADGNFSDLSYIHYLTHPPEILRRPRSQHVKAGGIASFYCDARGDPQPQIQWRKNTKKLTTSQPRYLVQSYPGGAFLRIEPVRDVRDDATYECVAENGVGDAVSADAKLTVHEPENLPPGFPMITQAPTTKVVEIGHSAVLSCAAVGSPRPIISWVRDMMPIDTNNPRYSVLDSGALQITGSQVEDQGKYECVANNSVGTEYSKSTLLYVKIRRVSPQFSIPPPAVNDVVLGASLNITCVAFGAPMPYVKWRKDPATDLTPEDNLPIGKNVLYLTDIQESSNYTCIAASDLGIIEAGTMVKVQSLPVPPENIQVSDITATSVKLTWSYKGPDELQYYVIQHKPKHANQAYSEISGITTMYYHVRSLSPYTEYELIVIAVNNIGRGPPSAPAIVTTGETKPGTAPRNVQVRPLSSSTMVIQWDEPETPNGQVTGYKVYYTTDSNQQMASWLSQMVDNNQLTTISDLTPHTIYTIRVQALTSVGPGPLSTPVQVKTQQGVPSQPNMLRATEIGETSVTLQWSKPAHSGENILSYELYWNDTYAKEKHHRRIPIGETYTLTGLYPNTLYYVWLAARSQRGEGATTSPYPVRTKQYVPGAPPRNVTGQAVSPTAILVSWEPPPADRSNGRIAYYKLFAVESGRSDSEASVIKLNATSFVMDELKKWTQYRIWVLAGTSVGDGPPSFPTTVRTHEDVPGDPQDVKATAINSTAIHVVWKPPLAKDRNGLIRGYHIHVQEEREEGKGFLNDPMRREVLEDVSELNITGLQPDTRYSVQVAALTRKGDGDRSPPVHVQTPGGVPNRPQVNLKVMERNPIVLELEWGRPSETYGELLGYRIRYGIKNQTLKEEFLEGTHRDTHKITDLERGVDYEFRVAGQNHIGFGQETVRNWFSPEDAPSGPPTNLSYHFQTRDTVCVTWEQPSRHHRNGQIIRYDVQFNKKNDHTTTIDRNTTQTRAVFTNLEENTEYVFHVRAYTSKGAGPFSEKITILTEKDVGRAPMSVKAVATSESSVEVWWEPVPNRGKIIGYKIFYTMTAVEDLDKWQQKTVGVTESANLVNLEKYAQYAVAVAARYKTGLGRLSDKVTVKVKPEDVPLNLRAPDVSTHSMTLLWKPPIRLNPANYTISFDAIKEFVDSQGITQIQVVQRKQIVVDPQTTTTTVNELAPFTTYNVNVTAVPSDGQYRPPAKITVTTQMAAPKPMVKPDFYGVVNGEEIQVILPQASEEYGPISHYYLIVVPEDTATANKQPDELTEDTISNLGGKQERENAPYIAAKFLQRNIPYTFHLGSGGLYEGFVNRKLDRNKRYRIFVRAIVDTPRKHLYTSSPFSEYLSLDMREVPPGEPPSRPNPNIPVDGHPEVSVTNSGQEPGMVWVVGPIIAALVGSVFMVLLFVVRKRRQPCKAPDQAAVTRPLMAADISSSHAPSDPVEMRRLNFQTPGMISHPPIPISELGNHIERLKANDNLKFSQEYESIEPGQQFTWDHSNMEVNKPKNRYANVIAYDHSRVILQSLDGMLGSDYINANYCDGYRKQNAYVATQGPLQDTFADFWRMCWELRTSTIVMMTKLEERTRIKCDQYWPTRGADTYGQMTVTISDVQELATYCIRTFQVCRNGYSERREIKQLQFTAWPDHGVPEHPAPFLQFLRRVKSLNVPDSGPLVVHCSAGVGRTGCFIVIDSMLERIKHEKMIDIYGHVTCLRAQRNYMVQTEDQYIFIHDALLEAVICGNTEVPARNLHSHIQKLMQPELDNITGMELEFKKLSNIKADSTRFISANLACNKHKNRLVHILPYECTRVCLQPQRNIEGSDYINASLIDGYRYRGAYIATQGPLNDTTDDFWRMLWEHNSTIVVMLTKLKEMGREKCHQYWPSDRSIRYQCFVVDPIAEYNMPQYILREFKVTDARDGASRTVRQFQFIDWPEQGVPKSGDGFIDFIGQVHKTKEQFGQDGPITVHCSAGVGRTGVFITLSIVLERMQYEGVVDIFQTVRILRTQRPAMVQTEDQYQFCYRASLEYLGSFDHYAN encoded by the exons GAGCTCTTCAGATCACTGGATCTCAAGTTGAGGATCAGGGGAAGTACGAATGCGTCGCAAACAATTCTGTGGGTACGGAATACTCCAAGTCTACTCTGCTCTACGTCAAAA TTCGTCGTGTATCTCCCCAATTCTCCATACCTCCGCCTGCGGTGAACGACGTTGTTCTCGGCGCGTCTTTGAACATCACGTGTGTGGCTTTTGGCGCCCCGATGCCATACGTCAAATGGCGTAAAGATCCAGCCACCGATTTGACACCCGAGGACAACCTGCCTATCGGGAAGAACGTACTCTACTTAACCGATATTCAAGAGAGCTCGAACTACACTTGCATTGCTGCCAGCGATCTGGGAATCATTGAAGCTGGAACTATGGTCAAAGTGCAAT CTCTGCCAGTGCCACCGGAAAATATCCAAGTATCTGACATCACGGCAACGTCTGTTAAACTGACTTGGTCCTACAAGGGACCCGACGAGTTACAGTACTACGTAATCCAGCATAAACCCAAGCATGCCAACCAGGCTTATTCTGAGATTTCCGGAATCACAACCATGTACTATCACGTGCGAAGTCTCAGCCCCTACACAGAGTACGAGCTCATCGTCATTGCCGTCAATAACATCGGACGTGGTCCCCCCAGTGCGCCAGCGATTGTTACAACGGGTGAAACAA AACCGGGAACCGCACCCCGCAACGTTCAGGTTCGGCCGCTGAGCTCGAGCACGATGGTCATTCAATGGGATGAGCCAGAAACACCCAACGGTCAAGTAACG GGGTACAAAGTCTACTACACGACGGATTCGAACCAGCAAATGGCATCCTGGCTCTCCCAAATGGTAGACAACAACCAGTTGACTACTATTTCTGACCTCACTCCGCACACCATCTATACGATCAGGGTTCAGGCACTGACTAGCGTCGGTCCAGGACCTCTGAGCACTCCGGTTCAGGTGAAAACACAACAAGGCGTGCCCAGTCAGCCAAACATGCTGCGAGCGACTGAAATTGGGGAGACCAGCGTAACGCTCCAATGGAGTAAACCGGCTCATAGCGGAGAAAACATTCTTAGCTATGAGCTTTACTGGAACGATACCTACGCAAAG GAGAAGCACCATCGAAGAATACCGATCGGTGAAACTTATACACTGACCGGGTTGTACCCGAATACTCTCTACTACGTTTGGCTGGCAGCTAGAAGCCAGAGAGGTGAAGGTGCCACGACTAGCCCTTATCCTGTTCGCACCAAACAGTACG TCCCTGGCGCTCCGCCCCGCAATGTAACCGGACAAGCTGTCAGCCCGACAGCAATTTTGGTCTCTTGGGAACCCCCGCCAGCTGACAGGTCAAACGGAAGAATAGCCTACTACAAACTGTTCGCGGTGGAAAGCGGGAGATCCGACTCTGAGGCCTCCGTTATCAAACTCAACGCAACTAGCTTCGTTATGGACGAACTTAAAAAGTGGACTCAGTATCGGATTTGGGTTTTGGCTGGCACCAGTGTTGGTGACGGACCCCCTAGTTTTCCTACCACTGTCCGCACTCACGAAGATG TGCCCGGAGACCCTCAAGACGTTAAAGCGACTGCGATAAACTCAACAGCCATTCATGTGGTGTGGAAACCACCCCTAGCAAAGGACAGGAATGGTCTGATTCGTGGGTATCATATACACGTtcaagaagaaagagaagag GGAAAAGGTTTCTTGAACGATCCCATGCGTCGAGAAGTTCTCGAAGACGTTTCGGAGTTAAACATTACCGGGCTACAACCTGACACAAGGTACTCGGTCCAAGTCGCTGCTTTGACTAGAAAAGGAGACGGCGATCGGTCTCCGCCAGTCCATGTTCAGACTCCAGGCGGTGTACCTAACAGGCCGCAAGTGAATTTAAA AGTCATGGAGAGAAACCCTATAGTCCTAGAATTGGAATGGGGCCGTCCAAGCGAGACTTACGGAGAACTTTTGGGGTATAGAATACGATACGGTATCAAGAATCAGACATTGAAGGAGGAATTCCTCGAGGGTACTCATAGAGATACCCACAAAATTACGGATCttg AGCGAGGTGTAGATTACGAGTTCAGAGTCGCTGGGCAAAACCATATTGGTTTTGGTCAGGAAACAGTACGGAACTGGTTCAGTCCAGAGGATGCGCCTTCAGGACCGCCTACGAATTTGTCGTACCACTTTCAAACGCGGGATACCGTCTGTGTCACTTGGGAGCAGCCATCTCGTCACCATAGGAATGGTCAGATAATTCGCTACGATGTACAGTTCAACAAGAAAAACGACCACACAACAACAATAGATAGAAACACGACGCAGACGAGAGCTGTTTTTACAAATCTCGAAGAGAATACGGAGTATGTTTTTCATGTCAGAGCCTACACGTCTAAGGGTGCCGGTCCCTTCTCTGAAAAGATCACAATATTGACTGAAAAAGACGTTGGAAGAGCTCCGATGTCCGTCAAAGCGGTAGCTACTTCAGAATCCAGTGTCGAAGTGTGGTGGGAGCCTGTACCTAATCGGGGAAAAATAATTgggtacaaaattttttacaccatgACAGCCGTCGAGGATCTTGACAAGTGGCAACAAAAGACCGTTGGTGTTACGGAGTCCGCAAACCTAgttaatttagaaaaatatgcTCAATACGCGGTCGCCGTAGCAGCCCGGTACAAAACGGGTCTCGGAAGGCTAAGTGATAAGGTCACGGTGAAGGTAAAGCCAGAAGACGTGCCGTTGAACTTGAGAGCACCTGACGTATCGACCCACTCAATGACGCTGCTATGGAAGCCACCGATAAGACTGAACCCAGCCAACTACACTATATCCTTCGATGCAATCAAGGAATTTGTTGACTCTCAAGGTATAACTCAGATCCAGGTAGTTCAGCGTAAACAAATCGTTGTCGATCCACAAACCACTACAACTACCGTAAACGAACTAGCTCCATTCACAACGTACAATGTAAATGTTACGGCGGTTCCTTCGGATGGGCAGTACAGACCCCCTGCCAAAATCACCGTTACTACTCAGATGGCTGCACCTAAGCCAATGGTGAAGCCTGATTTTTATGGAGTCGTCAACGGCGAAGAAATTCAAGTGATATTACCTCAGGCATCCGAAGAATATGGACCTATTTCGCATTACTACTTGATCGTTGTGCCCGAAGATACAGCAACTGCTAACAAACAACCGGACGAATTGACCGAAGATACGATATCGAACCTCGGTGGTAAACAGGAAAGGGAAAACGCGCCTTACATTGCTGCCAAGTTTTTGCAGAGGAATATCCCTTACACGTTTCACCTCGGCAGTGGAGGCTTATACGAAGGTTTTGTCAATAGGAAATTGGACAGGAACAAGCGATACAGGATTTTTGTACGTGCCATTGTGGACACACCACGAAAG CATCTGTACACGTCGTCCCCATTCTCGGAATACCTGTCTTTGGACATGAGGGAAGTTCCTCCTGGTGAGCCACCAAGTAGGCCGAACCCTAACATTCCAGTCGATGGACATCCAGAAGTGTCCGTTACGAATAGCGGACAAGAACCAGGGATGGTTTGGGTGGTCGGTCCAATCATTGCAGCTCTTGTGGGCAGCGTATTCATGGTACTTCTGTTCGTTGTAAGAAA GCGCAGACAGCCCTGCAAAGCTCCTGATCAGGCGGCCGTCACTCGTCCTCTAATGGCAGCGGACATAAGCTCAAGCCACGCGCCTTCAGATCCCGTCGAAATGCGTCGACTAAATTTCCAGACACCAGGAATGATCTCGCACCCACCGATACCAATTAGCGAGCTAGGAAACCACATCGAGCGCTTGAAAGCCAATGacaatttgaaattcagtCAAGAATACGAGTCGATTGAACCGGGACAGCAGTTTACATGGGACCATTCAAACATGGAAGTAAACAAGCCAAAGAATCGCTACGCCAACGTAATCGCGTATGATCATTCCCGGGTGATTCTTCAGTCCCTGGACGGAATGCTGGGATCAGACTACATAAACGCGAACTACTGCGACGGGTACAGAAAGCAAAACGCATACGTCGCGACCCAGGGTCCTCTCCAAGATACGTTTGCTGATTTCTGGAGAATGTGTTGGGAGTTGAGGACAAGCACCATAGTGATGATGACGAAGCTCGAAGAGAGGACCAGAATCAAGTGCGACCAGTATTGGCCAACCAGAGGCGCTGACACGTATGGTCAGATGACGGTAACCATCAGCGACGTACAGGAACTGGCCACGTATTGCATCAGAACCTTCCAAGTATGCAGGAATGGCTACTCTGAGCGACGCGAGATCAAGCAGCTCCAGTTCACAGCTTGGCCTGACCATGGGGTACCGGAACATCCTGCACCGTTTTTGCAGTTCTTACGCCGCGTCAAATCCCTCAATGTACCTGACAGCGGGCCGCTAGTGGTTCACTGCAGCGCCGGAGTAGGAAGAACAGGCTGTTTCATCGTCATTGACTCCATGCTGGAACGCATCAAGCACGAGAAGATGATAGACATTTACGGTCACGTAACGTGTCTCCGTGCGCAGAGAAACTACATGGTCCAGACCGAAGACCAGTACATTTTCATCCATGACGCACTGCTGGAGGCTGTGATTTGCGGTAACACCGAGGTACCGGCGAGAAACCTGCACTCCCACATTCAGAAGCTGATGCAACCCGAACTGGACAATATAACGGGAATGGAACTTGAGTTCAAAAAGTTGTCAAACATAAAGGCTGACTCGACAAGGTTCATATCTGCAAACCTTGCGTGCAACAAGCACAAAAATCGACTAGTTCATATTCTTCCATACGAATGCACTAGAGTCTGTCTTCAGCCGCAGCGAAACATCGAGGGATCCGACTACATAAATGCCAGTCTGATAGACGGATACAGATACCGCGGTGCCTACATAGCCACTCAAGGACCGCTAAACGACACGACTGATGACTTTTGGCGCATGCTGTGGGAGCACAATTCGACGATAGTCGTTATGTTAACAAAGCTCAAGGAAATGGGTAGGGAAAAATGCCACCAGTACTGGCCCTCCGATCGCTCAATAAGGTACCAGTGTTTCGTGGTGGATCCAATCGCCGAATATAACATGCCGCAGTACATACTCAGGGAATTCAAAGTGACTGATGCACGAGACGGAGCCAGCCGTACGGTTAGACAATTCCAGTTCATAGACTGGCCGGAACAAGGGGTGCCCAAGTCGGGAGATGGATTCATAGACTTCATAGGACAAGTGCACAAGACGAAAGAACAATTCGGCCAGGATGGACCCATCACGGTTCACTGCAGTGCCGGTGTTGGGCGCACCGGTGTTTTCATCACCCTGAGCATCGTCCTCGAGCGTATGCAATACGAGGGTGTTGTCGATATCTTCCAAACAGTTAGAATACTCCGTACGCAACGTCCTGCTATGGTTCAAACGGAG GACCAATACCAATTTTGCTATCGAGCAAGCCTTGAATATTTGGGCTCCTTCGATCACTATGCCAACTGA